TGGTTGCGATTACGATGTTTTTCCAAGGAGCGGTCCGGTCAAGGAGATTAGGCCCAAAAGTTCCGAGCGAGAACTCAAGGCCTTTTCTCTGAAATAAATTGAGCAGCTCTTTTGGAGAATGCCATGATCGTATAGCTTGGATCTACGGAAACCGCCGTAGGAAACACACTGGAATCGCTCACATACAAATTCGAAATTCCATGCACTTTATGTTTCCAATCCACGACTGAAGTTTTGGGATCCAATCCCATTCTACATCCTCCTGCAGGATGAGGAGCAGCCATAGCCATTGAAGCAGGAGTTAATGGAAGTGAATCTACAACGCTTATCTCCTCTGGTTTAGTTAAGACAGTTCTCTTCAGGTCTGGAAGAATAACCTTATATGCGCCTGCTTTAAAATTCAGGATGATTTGTTTGCGAATACAATCTTTGAGTATCTCTTTAGTAAGCGGTCCAAAACTGTATTGAACTTCTCTTTTACCGCTGGACTTTATATCTATTCTTCCTAATTCAGAATCCGGATCGTCTATCCAGCCTATGGTCCCTCCGAGTTTAGGAAGTTCTTTCATGATCTCGAAATGTTCCGCTCCAAATCCCGGAACAAGAGCACCTATCGCTCCTGGTTGTAATTGGTTAGCCATGATAAGATAGCCGCCTTCTCTGTATATACCTCCCGCATAACGTGCCAATCTAAATTCTTCCACTCCGTATGCCGATGGAATATTTCTCCATTGGATAATCGATTCTTTATAGAGAGCGTGTACAAACGGAGAAGGATTGATCGCTAAAAATTCTCCTAATGCAGGTAACTTTTTCTTGAGTCCGTTCTTAAGAAGAAAGGTAGAACTTCCAAATCCTCCTGCCGCGACTACAACTGTATCCGCTTTAAAACGTAACTTTACTTCGGATTCTTTTTGAGAAGGTCTGTCTATCACGACTGCTTCTAATCCGACAACCTTGTCTCCTTCAAGTTCTAATTCTAATGCTTTCGTATCCGCGTAAAGATCTGCTCCCAAAGCCATCGCCATCGGAATATGTGTGATCAGTTGGCTTTGTTTTGCTCCGAACATGCAACCTTGCATACAATGCCCGGACTTTTGGCAGTTCTTTCTGGCTTGTGGTACCGGATTTCCTTCCCAGCCTAATTCTTTGGAAGCTTTACGAACCAATTGGTTCATTCTATTATAATTTTCTTCTTTCGCAGGATGGACGTTCAGTGTGTCGTCTAACTCTTTCCAAAAAGGCTCCAAATCTTCCGCGCCATGACCAAGCACTCCGAATTTATCCTTCCAGAGTTCTAGTCTATCTGTAGGAGTTCTATAACTATCAGCCCAATAGTGAACGGAAGCTCCTCCCACATTCTTTCCATAAACTATGTTTACTGTTCCGTCAGCTGTGGTGGCCATATTCCTTTCTGCAGAAACTTTTCCTGCCATATTTAATTCATGATTGTCGAATGATCCTGTATGATAGTAACCTCCTTCTTCAATCAAGATTACTTTTTTCCCCGCTTTAGCTAGTTCGTAAGCTACGGTTGCACCTCCGCAACCTGTTCCGATCACTAAAACTTCGGTGCGGATCTCTTTAGATTCGCCTAAATTTTTCCATTCGTAAATTTTACCCGACATCGGAACCTCCTACTAGTTTGCGATAATAGATCCTGGACTCGCTTAACTTTTCGGGAGGATTTAAAAAAGGTCCGTCATACGAAATCGTTTTGAAAGTGGATTCATGTCCATAGTACATTAGAAAAATAGGCATTCTTAAATTTGCCCACACCGCTCTTACCGTGTCGGAGTCTGAATGATTCAATTCGGATAAAAACTTTCTTCTGGATTCCAAAGATAGTTTAGAGAATCTGGAAAACTTCCAGTGAAAGAAAGGAAGATATTCTAAAACCATTATCAATGTTTTGAAGTCGTCTGACAAGAACGGATCTACAAAATAAAATTCTTCATCTAACCTTTCTAATACCTTGGCTTCTTTATATGTTGGAACATTGGGAGCTTCGGGTAAGATAGCTTCTGATAATGCTGCTATGGTTTCTAATTCGGATTCGGAGAAGAATAGTACCTTCGGAAGTTGTCTGGAGGATCTGTTCAAGATACAAATAGATCCTCCGAGTACTAAAGCTCCTGAACCGGCGAGTCCCAGTCTCAAGAATGTTCTGCGGGAAAACCGCGGGGCTGAATTTGCCATTGCAGTGTTTTCCTTTGATTCTTGGACTTGTCAATCCTATCCTACCCGTTTCTATAGAGAAAACCAACTTGACGTTCCAAACGTTCGATAATCCTTAGTATTCATGGCAGATAAGAATGACAAAGTTCCGGAAAATGTTCCGGGAAAATTCTATATTGATAATAGCTGTGTCCCTTGTAATGACTGCTTGGAAGAGGCTCCTCAACTTTTGAAATATACCGACGATGAGTCTAAGGTATATTTCCATAAACAGCCTACCAATCCGGAAGAGGCGATTGCTGCTCGCAAAGCTATGGAAATCTGTCCTGTAGAAGCGATCGGAGACGACGGAGAATAAACCGGACTGAAGTTTTTCGGTCTTATTCGATCGGAAAACTTCTTCAAAAATCGAATTACGTTTTTATAATTTACTTTTCTTTTTTCATTCTTATAAAAGAATCAAACCCCACGCGAAAAAAGGTTCCTTTTCGGAACCAAATCCTTAAAAACAGATCACTCGTTCTAAGACAAAAGGTTTAGTTCCGAGTAAAATTTGAAATCTTAGATCCGTTTACTTTGCGGGAATAAAAATCCCTTACATTTTAGGATTTTAGGTCTTTTTTACTCGCAATGTACTCGTATAAGTCGTCTTTATATGTATTTAGTTAATAGGGCAAGTTCTTGCATTTTATGGAAGAAAGACCGGGTCAGGAAAAAATCAAATTGGATCAAAACCAAGATTTGTACCGGGTCTTAATTGAAACGAGTCGAGAGCTGATCTGCCTACACGACCCAGAAGGGATCTATCTTTATGTGAATCCTATCATTGAAACTCTGACCGGTTTTAAACCGGAAGAAATGTTGGGCCGCAATCCTTACGATTTTATACATCCTGACGACAGGGAACGTATTCTGATAGATTCCCATAATCCAGCGAAGGAAGGAAAACCGACAGTC
The sequence above is a segment of the Leptospira hartskeerlii genome. Coding sequences within it:
- a CDS encoding FAD-dependent oxidoreductase yields the protein MSGKIYEWKNLGESKEIRTEVLVIGTGCGGATVAYELAKAGKKVILIEEGGYYHTGSFDNHELNMAGKVSAERNMATTADGTVNIVYGKNVGGASVHYWADSYRTPTDRLELWKDKFGVLGHGAEDLEPFWKELDDTLNVHPAKEENYNRMNQLVRKASKELGWEGNPVPQARKNCQKSGHCMQGCMFGAKQSQLITHIPMAMALGADLYADTKALELELEGDKVVGLEAVVIDRPSQKESEVKLRFKADTVVVAAGGFGSSTFLLKNGLKKKLPALGEFLAINPSPFVHALYKESIIQWRNIPSAYGVEEFRLARYAGGIYREGGYLIMANQLQPGAIGALVPGFGAEHFEIMKELPKLGGTIGWIDDPDSELGRIDIKSSGKREVQYSFGPLTKEILKDCIRKQIILNFKAGAYKVILPDLKRTVLTKPEEISVVDSLPLTPASMAMAAPHPAGGCRMGLDPKTSVVDWKHKVHGISNLYVSDSSVFPTAVSVDPSYTIMAFSKRAAQFISEKRP
- a CDS encoding twin-arginine translocation signal domain-containing protein, which translates into the protein MANSAPRFSRRTFLRLGLAGSGALVLGGSICILNRSSRQLPKVLFFSESELETIAALSEAILPEAPNVPTYKEAKVLERLDEEFYFVDPFLSDDFKTLIMVLEYLPFFHWKFSRFSKLSLESRRKFLSELNHSDSDTVRAVWANLRMPIFLMYYGHESTFKTISYDGPFLNPPEKLSESRIYYRKLVGGSDVG
- a CDS encoding ferredoxin, whose amino-acid sequence is MADKNDKVPENVPGKFYIDNSCVPCNDCLEEAPQLLKYTDDESKVYFHKQPTNPEEAIAARKAMEICPVEAIGDDGE